The sequence ACATtgttaaattgtccaccacagaccccagtataTGTCCACCacgagcaatgttggtgcctatcCATGCTAACAAGTGTGAGACGCTCATAACCAGCTAACCTCTGACCTTTTGAGAGTCATCCGGACAGGATGGAGCGACAGAGATGTGATCCCTAAAGACAGTCCATCCCTCTTAAAGAGAAACACTTGAGATATAGGTTATTGACACGTTTATGGTACAGCAAGGATTTTGGACACATTTACTCTAATAATGTAAGGAATAATTATTTAACGGGCAGAGTAAgtgagttctttttttttgcatttgctctaaaacatttgcaaatcCTAGACCAGTAACCCGGCTAATTATTAACTTTTCTGTGAAATCTTAGAAGAGAAGCTATTTAGAagagtaaacaaaaatgaactttagacccagaaaaaaaatccaaatatttttCATCAGAGAGATGTGGTGTTTATGGTGTTTCTTACGGACagaattttttaattattatcattattacagCGTCTCCTGATGACCATCGCGTGAACGCTTAGAGAAGAAGTGCATTCCGGCAGACGACAGGTATGAATATTTCGTGAAGTGTTGAGCTTATTTCTGTATATGCCGCATTTCATGGAGGATTACAGTGTAAAAGATCACAAGATATATGTCGCTTCCCATTTTCATTCCAGAATATATGAAATAGAtgtaaaaatactttacatctataaatgtaacattatagACTTGCCACTTGCTTGAAGTTCTCGAATTATCCCTGTCTTTGCCCATCTCTTTGCAGGTACACGCCTGGTTCTCATGGCCAGAGTACTACGGGTTCTCACACGTTCTCTCTCTTCACAAACAAGCAAAGCTAAAATGGGAAGTTTGTCTCTACGGGAGGATGCTCGAAAGATATTTTGGGGTGCAGTGTCAGCTGTGTTACCCCCCAACATGCTGCAGAGATCATTGAAAGTGAGGGAAGCGTGTGGATCCTTGGTTCTTGAGTGTGGAGGTGTAGACTTCCCTCTAAACAAGAACTTGTATTTGGTTGGATTTGGGAAGGCTGTTTTGGGAATGACAGCGGCCGTGGAGCAGATTGTGGGAAATCACATTTTACAGGGTGTGATTAGCATTCCACGTGGGATGGAAGAGAGCCTAAGAGTTGCTGGAAAGAGGTACCACCCTTGGACTATGTTACTAATAATCTACTCCCCAACTATTATCTATTTCCCCAACTAACAGCCCCTGACAGATATGGCAGTGAAATAGCATGCGGGATAGTTTTGGAAGGATTCTTTTTGACTAGACATTATAGAGCTAGGAGGGACAACTTGGAATAGTGGAAGTATGATCTGGCCAAAGTGTCTCCACACCTTCCATCTCTCCATCCTTACACATGTTCGGAAGGACCCTATGTATCCAATGGGCTATAATGGCCCAGCTCATTTGATTCTCTGCATACTGGGTTTAGGTAATATCCATGATATTAAACCCAAGATCCagtcttcatttcattttaaatgtgtcTAAGTTCACCATTCCACCTTGTCTTTTTTAGAGATTTACTATCCATGCCCGTCAATGTGCTGAAGCCGGGTCAAATAGTTCTTCACTGTAGCCACTATATTAGAACAGAACCATTGCCGTTCCATGTTTAGATCTTAACACCAAAATGTGACTTTCCAAAAAGCATATTTTGTAGACAGTTTAAAGCCGTTCAGACCCAAATTAGACACATGTCACATGCAGTATGGATACTGGGGGATAGGTTGAGGTAGCACAGAGAGGACAATAGAATCAAATTGGCAGTGTTTTCCCAGAAAGATCTGCAGCTTGGAGCTCAAGTGTGTTTTCCAAGTTCTCCAAGATATACCCGATTATAACAACACTGTCTAGGAGACATATTGAGCAAAAAAGTGCAGACAAAGCAGAGCTCAGGATAAAGTTTCCACTCAAGTTCTGAGagaaacatttttccatcataaGATAatgcagctgtatttttttactttatttatacatttagttGGTAGTCGTATACGGAGTATGAAGGTTAAGGTTGGTCCTTCCATTGCAGGGAGATGCTGCTGTCTCCTGGGTCACCAGTGAGGATTATGGAAGGTGCGGAACACAACATGGCAGATGAGTCCGCTTTGGAAGCTGCCAGAGAAATCCATAGCCTCGCAAAGAAACTTTCAGAGAAGGATGTATTACTGGTTCTTATCTCAGGTGAGAGAGGGAGGAAAATGGGGACTGAATTCATATGGTGCGGGTTATAAATTAAATCTGGAGCAAAGCTTGAACAATTCTCTTATTACCATAACAACCAATAGGATGGTCCACTCAGTGAGTAATATCCCGATTACTGGAATTACTAGTCCCTTGTGTATCACATCCCACTTCTCCTTAGACTATAAGCTCTTGCAAATTGCATAATATGTCTCATTCTTTTAGCTATACCCTAAATAGACATAACTCCCCGTTATACTGCCCTGCGGACTTTGTCTGGgctagcaaataaaaaaatggcaatgAAGAAATACCACTACTCACGCTGCAACTATTTAACCCAAAACACGTTAGGTGTTGGTTGCCTGTCCACATCCCGGTGTTTGCTGAATACTCCACAACAAATTTCTACTTTTAGATGAAGATGAATATACTTTGTGAGGAGCGGAATGCTTTGTTTTTGCGTTCTGCTTTCGTGGATCTGTCTATTCAAATTTTACCCATTAAACGTTAGATTTTTCATGGAATATCTTCAGAAGCGTAGAGGCCCTTTTTAATCAACCTTCATTGCTGCGCTCCAATGGCACACTGCGTTCGCTAATCCAAGGTTAAATCGTTAAGTTGATAAGTTAGAAACTTCTTTGTTTTCCTTGAAGCccgctaagtgaccccaaacttttgaacggtagtgtaagTAAAATTGGTTGAAGATATCACTCCTTTGCGGATGACAGAAGATTGTTGTAAGGAATGGGAATATCCAGCtgtgttttttgtattatctatattttatgaCAGCTGGAATTCTGAAATATCACCCTCCTGTCTTTTTTTGGGATCAGGTGGAGGTTCGGCTCTCCTGCCAGCACCCATGCCTCCCCTCACGCTCCACGACAAGCAAACGATAACTAAGCAGCTGGCTTTGAGAGGTGCAACCATACAGGAGCTGAACACTTTGCGGAGAGCCCTATCGCAACTTAAAGGGGGAGGCCTGGCCAGAGCAGCATACCCTGCACAGGTCAGTAGGAGGATGTGCACCAAGTAGGAGTAAGTTGGTGGGGGTCCCCAGATCCCCCTGTATCTTCcatgtaaaacacaaaaatgtttccTACTAGTTTCACATATAACTAAAGGAAACAAAATCTAAGTATACATTACTTAACAGACAGACCAAACCAAATTGGACAAACCCCAGCAGAGGTACCTTCAGCCCACAAGAAAAGCATTCTAAGTAATGCTTTTCTGTAGTGTTTGCAGAAGTCATATAAGATCTGCCTCTTAGGCATAATCCTAAAACATACATTCATACCTGTGATTAATTTCTCTGCCATTCATAGGTCATCAGCCTAATACTATCTGATGTCATTGGAGATGACCTCAATGTTATCGCAAGTGGCCCTACAGTTTCCAGCTCTTACAGTACAGAAGGTTGTCTGCAGATATTGGACAAGTACGACCTAAGAAACTCTGCTCCAGCATCAGTGAGGGATGTACTTCGCTCCAGGTCTCGGACTGCTGCTCATGACCATTTCAGCCATGTCCACAACATCCTCATTGGGTCGAACCTCATTGCAATGCGTGAAGCAGAGCAGGAATCAGCAAGATTGGGCTATCACCCATCAGTTCTGTCTTCAGCCATTAGTGGTGATGTTAGACAAGTTTCTCGGTTTTATGGCCTCCTTGCCAGAGTAATCTGCTCCATGATGATGGAAAGTAGTGAGCAGCAACAGCTGCAACAAGAAATTATTGCTCTAGGCTCTGAAATGGCCATTCCAGACCTTAACCTTGCTGAGCAACTGCATGAGATTGCAGAATATGCAGGTCTAGGTGCTGTCTGTGTCCTTTGTGGAGGGGAAACCACAGTACTTGTGCAGGGAGAAGGTAAAGGTGGGAGAAACCAGGAGTTGGCATTGCGGGTAGCTCAGGAGTGGCACAACTTTCAGGGGGACTTGAAGGGATGTGAAGTGTTGTTTTTGAGTGGGGGTACTGATGGGCAAGATGGCCCCACAGAAGCCGCTGGTGCTTTCTCCTACCCCGAGCTGCTAATGGATGCTAAGCAAGGTGGATTCAACGTGGAATGCTTTCTTAATCACAGTGATTCTAACACCTTTTTTAGTCAATTCCATGATGGTAGATATTTACTAACAACCGGACTTACAGGAACTAATGTGATGGATGTGCAAGTGCTTTTGATACGGAGAAAAAGAGACATCCAATAAaatctaccaaaaaaaaatccatcaacaCAAGGTCTCATTATTGCATTATACTAATActaatttctttatatatatatatatatatatatatatatatatatatatatatatatatatagaaataccggtatataaataGACATAcctatcagccataacattacgaccacctgcctaatattgtgtaggtccgcCTTTTGCCGCCATAACAGCCCAGGTAttgactccactagacctctgaaggtgtgctgtggtatctgcaccaagacattaattagcagcagatcctttaagtcctataAATTAGGAGGTGAGGTCTccatggatcggacttgttagtccagcacatcccacagatgctcaactggattgagatctggggaactAGAAAgacaagtcaacaccttgaactcgtggttgtgttcctcaaaccattcctgaaccattttggCTTTGTAGcagggtgcattatcctgctgaaagaggccaatgccgtCAGGGAATTCCGTGTCCATGAAAatgtgtacatggtctgcaacaatgcttagatAGGTGGTACGTGTAACATCCatgc is a genomic window of Spea bombifrons isolate aSpeBom1 chromosome 6, aSpeBom1.2.pri, whole genome shotgun sequence containing:
- the GLYCTK gene encoding glycerate kinase — encoded protein: MARVLRVLTRSLSSQTSKAKMGSLSLREDARKIFWGAVSAVLPPNMLQRSLKVREACGSLVLECGGVDFPLNKNLYLVGFGKAVLGMTAAVEQIVGNHILQGVISIPRGMEESLRVAGKREMLLSPGSPVRIMEGAEHNMADESALEAAREIHSLAKKLSEKDVLLVLISGGGSALLPAPMPPLTLHDKQTITKQLALRGATIQELNTLRRALSQLKGGGLARAAYPAQVISLILSDVIGDDLNVIASGPTVSSSYSTEGCLQILDKYDLRNSAPASVRDVLRSRSRTAAHDHFSHVHNILIGSNLIAMREAEQESARLGYHPSVLSSAISGDVRQVSRFYGLLARVICSMMMESSEQQQLQQEIIALGSEMAIPDLNLAEQLHEIAEYAGLGAVCVLCGGETTVLVQGEGKGGRNQELALRVAQEWHNFQGDLKGCEVLFLSGGTDGQDGPTEAAGAFSYPELLMDAKQGGFNVECFLNHSDSNTFFSQFHDGRYLLTTGLTGTNVMDVQVLLIRRKRDIQ